One stretch of Lemur catta isolate mLemCat1 chromosome 2, mLemCat1.pri, whole genome shotgun sequence DNA includes these proteins:
- the LOC123632038 gene encoding metallothionein-1G-like: protein MTRCVPNFNMGLEVAVSRLQKLQLAVVPNWSCAAAGESCTCASSCKCTSCKKSCCSCCPMGCAKCAQGCVCKGALDKCSCCA, encoded by the exons ATGACCAGATGTGTTCCCAACTTTAACATGGGACTGGAAGTTG CTGTGTCCCGACTCCAGAAACTCCAGCTCGCCGTGGTTCCCAACTGGTCCTGCGCCGCCGCCGGCGAGTCCTGCACCTGCGCCAGCTCCTGCAAATGTACCTCCTGCAAGAagagctgctgctcctgctgccccaTGGGCTGTGCCAAGTGTGCCCAGGGCTGCGTCTGCAAAGGGGCATTGGACAAGTGCAGCTGCTgcgcctga
- the TMEM219 gene encoding insulin-like growth factor-binding protein 3 receptor translates to MGDCQAGHNLHLCLAHHPPLVCATLILLLLGLSGLGLGSFLLTHRTGLRSPDIPQDWVSFLRSFGQLTLCPVNGTVTGKWQGSHVVGLLTTLNFGDGPDRNKTQTFQTKILGSQMGLKGSSAGQQVLITARVTTERTPGICLYFSAVPGILPSSQPPISCLEEGAGNATLSPKMGEECVRVWSHEGLVLTKLLTSEELALCGSRLLVLGSFLLLFCGLLCCVAALCFHPRRESHWSRTRL, encoded by the exons ATGGGTGACTGCCAGGCAGGGCACAACCTGCATCTGTGTCTGGCCCACCACCCACCTCTGGTCTGTGCCACCTTGATCCTGCTGCTGCTTGGCCTCTCTGGCCTGGGCCTTGGCAGCTTCCTCCTCACCCACAGGACTGGCCTGCGCAGCCCTGACATCCCTCAG GACTGGGTCTCCTTTCTGAGATCTTTTGGCCAGCTGACCCTGTGCCCTGTGAATGGGACAGTCACAGGGAAGTGGCAAGGGTCTCACGTCGTGGGCTTACTGACCACCTTGAACTTCGGAGATGGTCCAGACAGGAACAAGACCCAGACATTCCAAACCAAGATCCTGGGTAGTCAGATGGGATTGAAAG GATCTTCTGCAGGACAGCAGGTCCTCATCACAGCCAGGGTGACCACAGAGAGGACCCCAGGAATCTGCCTGTATTTTAGTGCTGTTCCAGGAATTCTGCCTTCCAGCCAGCCACCCATATCCTGCTtagaggagggagcaggaaaTGCCACCCTAAGCCCTAAGATGGGTGAGGAATGTGTCAGGGTCTGGAGCCACGAAGGCCTTGTGCTTACCAAGCTGCTCACCTCG GAGGAGCTGGCTCTGTGTGGCTCCAGGCTGCTGGTCTTGGGCTCCTTCCTGCTTCTCTTCTGTGGCCTTCTCTGCTGTGTCGCTGCTTTGTGCTTCCACCCACGTCGGGAGTCCCACTGGTCTAGAACCCGGCTCTGA